Proteins co-encoded in one Aspergillus luchuensis IFO 4308 DNA, chromosome 6, nearly complete sequence genomic window:
- the IPL1_1 gene encoding aurora family serine/threonine-protein kinase (COG:D;~EggNog:ENOG410PFYF;~InterPro:IPR017441,IPR008271,IPR030616,IPR000719, IPR011009;~PFAM:PF07714,PF00069;~go_function: GO:0004672 - protein kinase activity [Evidence IEA];~go_function: GO:0005524 - ATP binding [Evidence IEA];~go_process: GO:0006468 - protein phosphorylation [Evidence IEA]), whose translation MASKTLEARLERLSVKDENDSGHNGGGYPKPKSSLSTAMSLSGLGAAGQYSGSNRSNLLKLALQNTNDNKVNAMNVAQSPTKGSQNTLPSRNLDENGEQRHPNPLYEQPAPKKLHLGMFEIGKPLGKGKFGRVYLAKERSSGFVCALKVLHKSELQQGGVQKQVRREIEIQSNLRHPNVLRLYGHFHDSKRIFLILEFAGRGELYKHLRKEHRFPEWKAAQYIAQMAAALKYLHKKHVMHRDIKPENILVGIHGEIKISDFGWSVHAPNNRRQTMCGTLDYLPPEMLKPGSQDNYYNEKVDLWSLGVLTYEFLVGEAPFEDTPVMTQRRIARADMSVPSFVSPEARDLIKRLLVLDPEKRISLDEIQRHPWILKHCVKDERTVKRSSGSASSKDTK comes from the exons ATGGCCTCCAAGACATTGGAAGCGCGCCTCGAGCGCCTTTCCGTCAAAGACGAAAATGACAGCGGACACAATGGCGGCGGCTACCCGAAACCTAAG AGCTCCCTATCAACAGCCATGTCTCTTTCGGGCCTTGGAGCTGCAGGGCAATATAGCGGTTCCAATCGATCCAACCTGCTGAAGCTGGCTCTTCAAAATACCAATGACAACAAAGTCAATGCCATGAACGTTGCTCAATCCCCTACAAAGGGCTCCCAAAATACTTTACCGAGTCGCAACCTAGATGAGAATGGAGAACAACGACACCCAAACCCGCTATATGAGCAACCGGCACCCAAGAAACTGCACCTTGGAATGTTTGAGATCGGAAAACCTTTAGGAAAAGGAAAGTTTGGTAGGGTGTACCTGGCCAAAGAGCGGTCCTCTGGTTTTGTATGTGCACTCAAAGTTTTGCACAAATCTGAGTTGCAGCAGGGTGGAGTGCAGAAGCAAGTCCGCCGGGAAATCGAGATTCAGAGCAATCTTCGTCATCCGAATGTTCTAAGGCTTTATGGGCACTTCCATGACAGCAAGCGGATCTTTCTGATTCTTGAATTTGCCGGTCGGGGAGAGTTATATAAACACCTTCGCAAGGAACATCGATTTCCTGAATGGAAAGCTGCTCAGTACATCGCCCAAATGGCTGCTGCTTTGAAATACCTCCACAAAAAGCATGTCATGCATCGTGACATTAAACCCGAAAATATCCTAGTCGGCATCCACGGGGAAATCAAAATAAGTGACTTTGGATGGAGTGTACATGCACCCAACAACCGGAGGCAAACAATGTGTGGAACGTTGGATTACCTGCCTCCCGAGATGCTCAAGCCGGGCTCACAGGACAATTACTACAATGAGAAAGTCGATTTGTGGAGCTTGGGTGTCTTGACCTACGAATTTCTTGTTGGAGAAGCTCCCTTTGAGGATACCCCTGTTATGACACAGAGGCGGATTGCAAGAGCGGATATGTCGGTTCCATCATTCGTGAGCCCTGAGGCAAGGGATCTTATCAAACGC CTCCTTGTTCTGGATCCTGAGAAGCGAATCTCTCTTGATGAAATCCAGCGGCATCCTTGGATCCTTAAACACTGTGTTAAGGATGAGCGAACCGTGAAGCGCAGTTCTGGTTCTGCTTCGTCAAAGGATACCAAATAA
- the ATP23 gene encoding mitochondrial inner membrane protease ATP23 (BUSCO:EOG09264RBX;~COG:L;~EggNog:ENOG410PMGW;~InterPro:IPR019165;~MEROPS:MER0127117;~PFAM:PF09768;~go_function: GO:0004222 - metalloendopeptidase activity [Evidence IEA]): MSASESPNTGSKPGNQDTGYIPGDDTWTQWRNIFSILAGRMTDEGKEQFRVARDIRNEAADCKRCEDQRDYLLQFSPIIRFMSDSIRQLGGDLHSHNIYCRRCTNRKAGGFDPDYGILICANEMKDQGHLEDTMAHEMVHAYDHLRFKVDWMNNLRHAACTEIRASSLSGECRWAREFFRRGQWKFTQQHQECVRRRAILSVRARPTCKDEAHAEKVVNEVWDSCFRDTRPFDEIYR; the protein is encoded by the exons ATGTCGGCTTCAGAGTCTCCCAATACCGGTTCGAAACCCGGCAATCAGGATACGGGCTACATACCGGGCGACGATACCTGGACGCAATGGCGCAatatcttctccatcctAGCAGGGCGAATGACagatgaagggaaagaaCAATTCCGTGTTGCTCGGGATATCCGGAATGAGGCCGCCGATTGTAAACGTTGCGAGGATCAGCGCGATTATCTCTTACAGTTCA GTCCCATAATTCGATTCATGAGTGACAGCATTCGACAGCTTGGGGGAGACCTTCATAGCCATAATATCTATTGTCGCCGATGTACCAATCGAAAAGCTGGAGGCTTCGACCCCGATTATGGTATTTTAATTTGCGCAAACGAGATGAAGGACCAGGGACATCTGGAGGATACAATGGCTCATGAAATGGTCCATGCCTACGACCACCTCAGATTCAAAGTTGACTGGATGAACAATCTGCGGCACGCAGCTTGTACCGAG ATTCGAGCAAGCTCCCTCAGCGGTGAATGTCGGTGGGCGCGCGAGTTCTTCCGGAGGGGCCAGTGGAAGTTCacacagcagcatcaagaGTGTGTTAGAAGAAGAGCGATCCTGTCTGTACGAGCAAGGCCAACATGCAAGGATGAAGCCCATGCAGAGAAGGTTGTAAATGAAGTATGGGACAGCTGTTTTAGAGACACCCGACCCTTCGACGAGATCTACCgatga
- a CDS encoding glutamate 5-kinase (BUSCO:EOG09262IZO;~COG:E;~EggNog:ENOG410PFWT;~InterPro:IPR036974,IPR001048,IPR041739,IPR019797, IPR036393,IPR001057,IPR015947,IPR011529,IPR005715, IPR002478;~PFAM:PF01472,PF00696;~go_component: GO:0005737 - cytoplasm [Evidence IEA];~go_function: GO:0003723 - RNA binding [Evidence IEA];~go_function: GO:0004349 - glutamate 5-kinase activity [Evidence IEA];~go_process: GO:0006561 - proline biosynthetic process [Evidence IEA]): MASKPLTIVIKLGTSSIVDENTHEPILSILTLIVETAAKLHRDGHNVVLVSSGAVGVGLRRMDIEERPKHLPRIQALAAVGQCRLMSLWDGLFSHLRLPVAQILLTRNDIADRTQYLNAQNTFAQLFDMGVIPIVNENDTLAVSEIKFGDNDTLSAITAAMVKADYLFLMTDVDCLYTANPRHNPDAKPIEVVTDISSLEADVSSAGSSLGTGGMSTKIVAAKLGTSAGVTTIITKSSKPGNVHEIVRYLQQTEQLDLGSEESSGSPDLPTPPPLHTRFIPSETPIQSRSFWLLHGLKPRGTLYIDHGAYSALQKKAGLLPAGVLGVDGHFGQQEAVRLVVVEKISPDALNGEFLHHGQEPKEVGRALVNYGSSEIIRIKGQRSTHIQSLLGYADSEYVALRENISFTQNNDSPRH, translated from the exons ATGGCTTCCAAACCTCTCACGATCGTCATCAAGCTAG GGACGAGTTCCATCGTGGATGAGAACACCCATGAGCCTATACTGTCGATATTGACCTTGATTGTGGAAACTGCCGCCAAACTTCATCGCGACGGACATAATGTCGTGCTCGTTTCATCCGGAGCTGTCGGCGTCGGTCTACGGAGAATGGATATCGAGGAGAGGCCCAAGCACTTGCCCCGTATACAG GCTTTGGCAGCGGTTGGGCAATGCAGACTGATGAGTCTTTGGGACGGTCTTTTCTCGCATCTCCGTCTCCCCGTCGCACAGATCTTGTTGACCAGGAACGACATTGCGGAT AGGACACAATATCTCAACGCTCAAAATACCTTCGCACAGTTATTTGACATGGGTGTGATCCCCATCGTCAATGAGAACGACACTCTCGCAGTCTCG GAAATCAAATTCGGTGACAACGACACACTGTCGGCGATAACAGCAGCTATGGTCAAAGCCGACTACCTCTTCTTAATGACGGATGTCGACTGTCTATACACGGCTAACCCACGCCACAATCCGGATGCGAAGCCTATCGAGGTCGTCACGGATATTTCATCTTTGGAGGCCGATGTTTCGTCTGCCGGATCCTCTTTAGGGACAGGAGGCATGAGTACCAAGATCGTCGCTGCCAAGTTGGGAACCAGTGCGGGCGTGACCACAATCATCACCAAAAGCTCCAAACCGGGTAATGTTCATGAAATTGTCAGATACCTTCAGCAAACGGAGCAACTTGACCTGGGGTCCGAAGAGTCTTCGGGCTCACCAGACTTGCCCACTCCGCCCCCACTACACACTCGATTCATTCCCTCGGAAACCCCGATTCAGTCTCGGTCTTTCTGGCTTCTTCATGGCCTGAAACCTCGAGGTACACTATATATTGATCATGGCGCTTATAGTGCTCTCCAGAAAAAGGCTGGCTTGCTTCCGGCAGGTGTTTTAGGGGTGGATGGACATTTTGGCCAACAGGAAGCAGTGCGCCTGGTTGTGGTAGAGAAGATATCTCCAGACGCTTTGAATGGGGAgttccttcatcatggccaggAGCCGAAGGAGGTTGGGCGTGCCCTAGTCAATTACGGCAGCAGTGAAATCATCCGCATCAAGGGCCAGAGAAGCACACATATTCAGTCACTACTTGGTTATGCAGATAGTGAATATGTGGCCCTTCGAGAAAACATCTCTTTCACACAAAATAACGATAGTCCACGTCACTGA
- a CDS encoding putative beta-1,6-glucan biosynthesis protein (Knh1) (COG:S;~EggNog:ENOG410PRQA;~InterPro:IPR008659,IPR018466;~PFAM:PF10342,PF05390;~SECRETED:SignalP(1-21);~go_process: GO:0006078 - (1->6)-beta-D-glucan biosynthetic process [Evidence IEA];~go_process: GO:0042546 - cell wall biogenesis [Evidence IEA]): protein MMRLARTVVYFALSFLPTAFADIEFIEPAAGAVIRAGDVVTAHWRDSGALPRLASLVQYDLYLCAGGDTAGSNEDVALLVKDALFTRGNSVSFKIDPEVGGNDANAYFLRIAASGPETSVVNYSDRFTLTNMTGSFSPTVLNGIHSAIYSTDSFPSSLEDDNHEELRKRQVAGPFTIPYQLQTGPTRYAPMAKKPGSTIPAGTPTPQYPTSAYSVATTYLPQATVQMTLSASETYSVVSIENTASPAPHAGDTKMKRFLERWKD from the exons aTGATGAGACTCGCGCGCACAGTGGTATACTTTGCGCTATCGTTTCTCCCAACTGCTTTCGCAGATATCGAGTTCATCGAACCAGCAGCCGGTGCGGTCATCAGAGCTGGGGATGTGGTTACTGCTCACTGGAGGGACTCTGGCGCATTACCTCGACTTGCTTCCCTCGTACAGTATGACCTCTATCTTTGTGCAGGCGGAGACACAGCAGGATCCAAT GAGGATGTAGCTCTCCTCGTCAAAGACGCGCTCTTTACCAGGGGCAATTCAGTTTCATTCAAGATTGATCCTGAGGTTGGCGGCAATGATGCGAACGCATA CTTTCTTAGGATTGCCGCTTCTGGTCCTGAAACCTCTGTTGTCAACTACTCGGATCGCTTCACCCTCACGAACATGACCGGCTCATTCTCACCGACTGTCCTAAATGGAATTCATTCGGCCATCTACTCTACAGACTCCTTCCCTTCGAGCCTTGAGGATGACAATCACGAAGAACTACGAAAGAGACAGGTGGCTGGGCCCTTCACGATTCCCTATCAGTTGCAGACTGGACCTACAAGATACGCACCCATGGCTAAGAAGCCTGGAAGTACAATTCCGGCGGgaacaccaacaccccaaTATCCAACGAGCGCGTATTCTGTTGCTACAACTTATCTACCTCAGGCTACCGTTCAGATGACACTGTCCGCCTCAGAAACATACTCCGTCGTTAGCATTGAAAATACA GCTTCTCCTGCACCACATGCTGGAGATACTAAAATGAAGCGGTTTTtggaaagatggaaagatTGA
- a CDS encoding signal recognition particle receptor subunit beta (COG:U;~EggNog:ENOG410PPC5;~InterPro:IPR027417,IPR019009;~PFAM:PF09439;~TransMembrane:1 (o23-44i)) — translation MQSHANWKTLEGIATSLLDGSPIAIAVTVFIAFGLPILLHLIFYRTVASPPSSNFLLLGPSGAGKTALLSLLETKSSRVPPKDSRLTHTSQTSTVATISLPASIQTASNRYRSVNDTSLKDISKNPVKYRVWDTPGHGKLRGSQGLATLLSMSTSKDVKSKLRGVLFMVDTAALVEAETLRDTASYLYDVLLALQNRALKKGKNSAKAASEIPVLVVANKQDLFTALPPGSVREKLEAEIDRIRKSKSKGLMDASADAGVDEGEDDILGSTDTRIKFSFRGLEDEIGLTVDIVGGAVKSDEEGNLGAGVRKWEEWIGQRL, via the exons ATGCAATCTCATGCGAACTGGAAGACCCTTGAGGGAATAGCTACCAGTCTGCTTGACGGCAGCCCCATTGCAATTGCAGTCACAGTCTTCATTGCATTTGGGCTACCTATTCTGCTGCACCTGATCTTCTACCGAACAGTTGCTTCTCCACCCTCCAGCAATTTCCTACTCCTTGGTCCCAGTGGGGCTGGCAAGACCGCTCTCTTAAGCCTG CTTGAGACTAAATCATCACGTGTTCCTCCCAAAGACTCTCGGCTCACACATACCTCGCAAACGTCTACTGTCGCTACCATCAGCCTTCCCGCCTCCATCCAGACCGCTTCGAACCGCTACCGCTCTGTCAATGACACCTCCCTGAAGGATATCTCCAAGAACCCTGTCAAGTACCGCGTATGGGATACTCCGGGCCATGGAAAACTGCGGGGATCTCAGGGACTTGCGACATTGCTGTCAATGTCAACGTCTAAGGATGTAAAGTCCAAGTTGCGCGGAGTCCTCTTTATGGTCGATACGGCTGCTCTTGTCGAGGCTGAGACTCTGCGAGATACAGCTTCATATCTGTATGATGTGCTTTTAGCCCTCCAGAACCGAGCCCttaagaagggcaagaattCCGCCAAAGCAGCCTCGGAGATCCCCGTTCTCGTGGTGGCCAACAAGCAAGACCTTTTTACTGCCTTACCTCCAGGGTCAGTGCGTGAAAAGCTGGAGGCTGAGATTGACAGAATCCGGAAGTCCAAGAGCAAAGGTCTCATGGATGCTAGCGCTGACGCTGGAGTTGATGAGGGCGAAGACGATATCCTGGGAAGTACTGACACTCGGATCAAGTTCAGCTTCCGAGGCCTAGAAGATGAAATTGGCTTGACTGTTGACATTGTCGGTGGCGCAGTCaagagtgatgaggagggcaacCTCGGGGCCGGCGTCAGAAAGTGGGAGGAATGGATTGGCCAACGCCTCTGA
- a CDS encoding putative short chain dehydrogenase/reductase (COG:Q;~EggNog:ENOG410PX3B;~InterPro:IPR036291,IPR002347;~PFAM:PF00106;~go_process: GO:0055114 - oxidation-reduction process [Evidence IEA]), with the protein MLEITAQLLIHNIDRALVLGRNSDKFLAAKEEWQRRHINLGKDDKRVTFVQCDLGDIFAVKEAADQVRSITKRLDIIFCNGGLGVTTNYERSPQGVEMVFAANCVGHQELVTLLLPLLKRTANQHSESREARIVVTSSSLHSVCRTLDFNQLTTPTRVMPMHPYIDGFWRYCRSKLGNILFTRELARRIEQEGPNANNIYVNVFFPGNIVTEQWKAWDEYVGTTLGAVFRYVFSIIGQSTQDGAATAVYLATSDRIRVDGIRGQYYIPIAKPDATTDIGNDPVLARDLWVRILTFRPL; encoded by the exons ATGTTAGAGATCACCGCCCAGCTTCTTATTCATAATATAGACAGAGCTTTGGTCCTCGGTCGAAACAGTGACAAATTCCTAGCAGCCAAAGAAGAATGGCAACGTCGTCATATCAACCTAGGCAAGGACGACAAAAGAGTCACTTTCGTCCAATGTGATTTGGGTGATATCTTCGCCGTGAAGGAAGCAGCTGATCAGGTCAGAAGTATAACAAAACGACTAGATATCATTTTTTGCAATGGCG GCCTTGGTGTCACAACCAATTACGAACGATCACCCCAGGGAGTGGAAATGGTCTTTGCGGCAAACTGCGTTGGCCACCAGGAATTGGTCACTCTGCTCCTACCACTTCTGAAACGCACAGCAAACCAGCATAGCGAATCCAGAGAAGCCCGGATTGTTGTCACTAGTTCCTCGCTGCACTCAGTATGCCGTACCTTGGACTTTAACCAGCTTACCACACCTACACGTGTGATGCCTATGCATCCGTATATTGATGGCTTCTGGCGTTATTGTCGTTCCAAGTTGGGAAACATTCTCTTTACGAGAGAACTCGCCCGTCGAATTGAGCAAGAAGGTCCCAACGCTAACAATATCTACGTGAATGTTTTCTTCCCTGGGAACATTGTCACAGAGCAATGGAAAGCCTGGGACGAGTATGTAGGGACTACCCTCGGTGCAGTTTTCCGTTATGTCTTTTCAATCATTGGGCAAAGTACACAAGACGGCGCCGCCACCGCCGTCTATCTGGCTACAAGTGATCGGATTCGTGTTGATGGGATTCGCGGCCAATACTACATTCCTATTGCCAAGCCAGACGCAACGACTGACATTGGTAATGACCCGGTTCTCGCCCGCGACCTTTGGGTACGTATTCTTACGTTCCGCCCTCTCTGA
- the CYS4 gene encoding cystathionine beta-synthase CYS4 (COG:E;~EggNog:ENOG410PFT3;~InterPro:IPR001216,IPR000644,IPR001926,IPR036052, IPR005857;~PFAM:PF00291,PF00571;~go_component: GO:0005737 - cytoplasm [Evidence IEA];~go_function: GO:0004122 - cystathionine beta-synthase activity [Evidence IEA];~go_process: GO:0006535 - cysteine biosynthetic process from serine [Evidence IEA];~go_process: GO:0019343 - cysteine biosynthetic process via cystathionine [Evidence IEA]), translating to MSTKTTPAGPPVALDTITQNIGNTPLVKLNRIPRSLGIEATVYAKCEYFNAGGSVKDRIALRMIEEAERSGRIKPGDTLIEPTSGNTGIGLALVAAVKGYKTIITLPEKMSAEKVSVLRALNATIIRTPNEAAFDSPESHIGVAKRLEKELPNAHILDQYGNVNNPLAHEFGTAEEIWTQTEGRISAVVAGAGTGGTITGISRGLKKHNPDIQVIAADPHGSILALPAALNEEHVNEPYKVEGIGYDFIPDVLDRQAVDKWYKTADKESFQYSRRLIAEEGLLVGGSSGSAISALAQAAKDNRFKKDDVVVVVLPDSIRSYLTKFADDDWLAANGLLSSTPEPTSFPALQPQAKSDAFAGSQVKALRLKPITTVRSNIPCEIAIEMMRDRGFDQLPVLAPSGKKLVGLLTLGNVLSRLTHGRATGKSPVADVMFDFSKIPEIVTDPRDMGLASSQAGQNGSANAKPHIRDRKFVEITMDTPLSVLNRFLEWNSAAVVTERDDQGAMKPVAVATKVDLLTWMLHNDNNGTSGN from the exons ATGTCCACGAAAACCACCCCGGCCGGTCCTCCGGTGGCCCTTGATACGATTACCCAAAATATCGGCAATACTCCCTTGGTTAAGCTAAACAGGATTCCGCGCAGCTTGGGAATCGAAGCCACCGTCTACGCCAAATGTGAATATTTCAATGCTGGCGGGAGCGTGAAGGATCGCATCGCTTTGCGCATGATTGAAGAAGCGGAACGATCTGGGCGCATAAAGCCTGGCGATACTTTGATCGAACCTACTAGCGGTAACAC TGGTATCGGTCTAGCTCTTGTTGCGGCCGTCAAGG GCTACAAGACTATCATAACTCTGCCTGAAAAAATGTCCGCCGAGAAAGTGTCCGTATTGCGTGCCTTGAATGCTACTATCATCCGTACTCCCAACGAAGCGGCTTTCGACTCCCCGGAATCTCACATTGGCGTCGCAAAGCGCTTGGAGAAAGAACTTCCCAATGCGCACATTCTGGACCAGTATGGGAACGTGAACAATCCCCTTGCCCACGAGTTTGGAACCGCAGAGGAAATCTGGACTCAGACAGAAGGTCGGATTAGTGCGGTTGTCGCCGGTGCTGGCACTGGTGGAACGATTACTGGTATCTCTCGCGGCCTCAAGAAGCACAACCCCGATATCCAGGTCATTGCAGCAGACCCCCATGGATCTATCTTGGCACTTCCTGCTGCGCTGAACGAGGAGCATGTGAACGAGCCTTACAAGGTCGAGGGTATCGGATATGATTTTATCCCCGACGTCTTGGATCGCCAGGCAGTTGACAAGTGGTACAAGACCGCCGACAAAGAGTCGTTCCAATACTCTCGGCGGCTAATCGCCGAGGAAGGTCTTCTTGTTGGTGGAAGCAGTGGAAGTGCCATCTCCGCTTTGGCGCAAGCCGCGAAGGATAACAGATTCAAGAAGGATGACGTGGTTGTCGTCGTCCTGCCCGACAGCATCAGAAGTTATCTTACTAAA TTTGCCGATGACGACTGGCTCGCTGCGAATGGTCTTCTGTCATCGACCCCTGAGCCCACATCCTTCCCGGCGTTACAGCCACAGGCGAAGAGCGATGCCTTCGCCGGCTCACAGGTCAAGGCCCTGAGATTGAAGCCCATCACAACAGTCCGATCCAACATCCCCTGTGAAATTGCCATTGAAATGATGCGCGACAGAGGTTTCGACCAACTTCCCGTTCTTGCTCCTTCTGGCAAGAAGCTTGTCGGACTGCTTACCCTTGGAAATGTTCTCAGCCGGCTGACCCATGGACGTGCTACCGGGAAGAGCCCGGTTGCTGATGTTATGTTCGATTTCAGCAAGATCCCGGAAATTGTCACCGATCCTAGAGATATGGGGCTTGCCAGCTCGCAGGCCGGCCAGAATGGTAGTGCTAACGCGAAGCCCCATATCAGAGATCGGAAATTTGTGGAGATCACCATGGATACGCCTTTGAGCGTTCTCAACCGATTCCTTGAATGGAACAGCGCAGCTGTGGTTACTGAGCGAGATGACCAAGGTGCCATGAAGCCGGTTGCGGTGGCGACCAAGGTTGATCTCCTCACCTGGATGCTTCACAACGACAACAATGGCACCTCGGGTAactaa
- a CDS encoding hydrogen/calcium exchanger domain-containing protein (COG:P;~EggNog:ENOG410PIQ9;~InterPro:IPR004798,IPR004837;~PFAM:PF01699;~TransMembrane:8 (n2-10c15/16o25-44i56-78o90-112i133-151o171-192i224-248o328-347i354-374o);~go_component: GO:0016021 - integral component of membrane [Evidence IEA];~go_function: GO:0015369 - calcium:proton antiporter activity [Evidence IEA];~go_process: GO:0006816 - calcium ion transport [Evidence IEA];~go_process: GO:0055085 - transmembrane transport [Evidence IEA]), which produces MLVNVLWPFVPAAIALHFARPDLHVWVFALNYIAMVPSANLLGFAGGELAKKLPKVFGVLLETFLSSVVEIVLFMVLIHKDKGGNLIPVIQAAILGSILANLLLCLGLCFFFGGIGREDQSFHEAVSEVGSGLLLVAGFGLLIPSAFYATLKSNASHTHVQISTETLNQSTLIISRATAVILLVAFIMYLFYNLHSHHSIFDEVLEFDEHLDEDREQEMKRAKLTLIECFVAIAISLACVCMSAVFLVEEIEDIVNERGVSDNFMGLILVPLVEKAAEHLTAIDEAWDNQINFALFHCLGPSIQTALLNAPLAVIVGWGIDKDMGLNFEIFMIVLVVLSILVVGNFLRDGKSNYLEGGLCVLVYVIIAVTTWYYPQIVAEGESEA; this is translated from the exons ATGCTGGTGAACGTCCTCTGGCCTTTCGTCCCAGCTGCGATTGCACTTCACTTCGCTCGACCGGATCTTCATGTTTGGGTATTTGCCCTCAACTATATCGCAATGGTACCTTCAGCGAACTTGCTTGGCTTTGCGGGCGGCGAGCTAGCCAAAAAGCTGCCCAAAGTATTTGGCGTCCTGCTGGAGACGTTTCTCAGTTCTGTCGTGGAAATAGTCCTTTTCATGGTCTTGATCCACAAGGACAAGGGAGGCAATCTGATCCCTGTCATCCAAGCCGCCATTCTAGGCTCGATCCTGGCAAACCTCCTTCTCTGCTTAGGCctatgcttcttctttggaggCATTGGGCGAGAAGATCAATCATTCCATGAGGCCGTCAGCGAAGTGGGCTCAGGACTCCTTCTAGTGGCAGGGTTCGGCCTTCTGATCCCGAGTGCTTTCTATGCGACTTTAAAAAGCAATGCATCGCATACACATGTACAAATCTCGACAGAAACACTGAATCAGTCTACACTGATTATCAGTAGAGCCACAGCCGTCATACTCCTAGTCGCTTTCATCAT GTACCTCTTCTACAACCTCCACAGCCATCATAGCATATTCGACGAAGTCCTTGAATTCGATGAGCATCTGGATGAAGATCGTGAACAGGAAATGAAGCGCGCAAAGCTTACGTTGATTGAATGCTTTGTGGCTATTGCAATATCTCTCGCATGCGTCTGCATGTCGGCCGTCTTCCTGGTGGAGGAAATAGAGGATATTGTGAATGAGAGAGGTGTATCTGACAATTTTATGGGCCTTATTCTTGTGCCACTTGTTGAGAAGGCAGCAGAGCACTTGACTGCTATTGATGAAGCTTG GGACAATCAGATCAATTTTGCACTCTTTCATTGCCTGGGTCCCTCGATCCAGACTGCGCTGTTGAACGCGCCGCTCGCAGTCATTGTCGGCTGGGGTATTGACAAGGATATGGGTCTGAATTTCGAGATCTTCATGATTGTTTTGGTCGTTTTGTCCATCCTAGTTGTTGGAAACTTTCTTCGAGATGGAAAGTCCAACTATCTGGAAGGGGGGCTCTGCGTTCTGGTCTATGTTATTATCGCTGTCACTACATGGTACTACCCTCAGATTGTAGCGGAGGGTGAGTCTGAGGCGTGA